One stretch of Williamwhitmania taraxaci DNA includes these proteins:
- a CDS encoding T9SS type A sorting domain-containing protein has protein sequence MKLKTLLTTTLTSLMLVTTVISGMGQAIFTETFNYATPAYVGGNGAAGTTSNGWTTHSVTAGQTTTVDIQDGSLSYSGLAASVGNKVLLFSNANATSRDINAGFTTSSANAMYFSAIVNIVDNSQINTTGDYFMAFGATSGTSVTSLGGRLGIRSTNTGANFRFCIQNISTGTTTYTDYATDLTYGTSYLVVVKFDRSTTPTTATLWVNPTTLGGSEPAGSVFNNSGTASFTAFTSIMLRNSSTTPKAEIDEIRVGTTFADVTPVGVDATAPVATFNPTAAATGVSSAIVPTITFDEAIHNTSDGSLVTDADLTSLITFTETSAAGTAVPFTATIGAASKVITITPSASLTPGQLYYLAVAPVQDAAGNDTTSQSITFTTAATLSTATNITLFNLAGIAGTIDATAHTVSVVLPYGTAITAIEPIITLSLGASASPTGVQNFTSPVTYTVTAEDGITIMPWIVTVTFTAPEFTATYPKSTNIGKNQFDVVVNLKSAAKVYFLKLASGVAAPVSADIKATGTMMDITTAATDFNSTITGLEASTTYDVYFVTEDNAGTILMSTPIKRSFTTGAGMLTIHDIQYTVNASGDSQYKDQTVTTSGIVTAIKLNTTSGAQSSFYIQDGAGEWNGVLVYVMTPAVALGDKVTVTGKLVEYNKLTEFEATSVVTIDNSNNPLPAAAEITTAAASGEAYESVLVKVKNANCASGSAGVFVVNDGSGDLTIHKSLFATLELAISSKYDITGVMAWYNSSNIFELYPRSAADVVLVTGIANNEVIATRAFPNPFSNDFTINAGKVVRNVTVSNMLGQKVMERAYSESEISVPTSDLRSGIYLVNVKFEDGTTTTLRMVKK, from the coding sequence ATGAAGCTAAAAACTTTACTCACAACCACACTCACCTCACTTATGCTAGTCACTACGGTGATTAGTGGTATGGGGCAAGCAATTTTCACAGAAACCTTTAACTACGCCACCCCTGCTTACGTTGGAGGTAATGGTGCCGCAGGAACTACTTCCAATGGATGGACTACCCATAGCGTAACAGCCGGACAAACAACCACAGTCGACATTCAAGATGGCAGTTTATCCTATAGTGGATTAGCCGCTTCTGTTGGAAATAAGGTTCTTTTATTTAGCAATGCAAATGCAACTTCAAGAGATATTAATGCAGGCTTTACTACGTCATCTGCAAATGCAATGTATTTCTCAGCGATAGTTAATATAGTTGATAATTCACAAATTAATACTACGGGTGACTACTTTATGGCCTTTGGTGCTACGTCTGGTACTTCTGTGACATCTTTAGGCGGTCGCCTTGGTATTAGATCAACAAATACTGGCGCGAATTTCAGATTTTGCATACAAAACATATCGACAGGTACTACTACCTATACTGATTATGCGACAGATTTAACTTACGGAACGTCCTATCTTGTTGTAGTTAAATTCGATAGAAGCACAACCCCTACAACTGCAACCTTATGGGTTAACCCAACTACTTTGGGCGGTTCAGAACCTGCAGGTTCTGTTTTCAATAATTCTGGAACGGCATCATTTACTGCTTTTACATCAATTATGTTAAGAAATTCGAGTACTACTCCAAAAGCAGAGATTGATGAGATTCGCGTTGGAACAACCTTTGCAGATGTTACCCCAGTGGGAGTTGATGCAACTGCCCCAGTAGCTACCTTTAATCCTACTGCTGCCGCAACCGGAGTTTCTAGCGCTATAGTACCTACCATCACCTTTGATGAGGCTATTCATAACACATCTGATGGTTCCCTTGTAACTGATGCTGATCTAACCTCGCTTATTACTTTTACTGAAACCAGTGCAGCAGGAACTGCTGTTCCTTTCACCGCTACTATTGGCGCTGCCAGCAAGGTTATTACCATCACCCCTAGCGCAAGCCTTACACCAGGACAGCTTTACTACTTGGCCGTTGCCCCTGTGCAGGATGCTGCAGGAAATGACACTACTTCTCAGAGCATCACTTTTACTACGGCAGCCACATTAAGCACTGCAACAAACATTACCTTGTTTAATCTTGCCGGTATTGCTGGAACCATTGATGCTACAGCCCATACAGTAAGCGTAGTGCTACCTTATGGTACCGCTATTACCGCTATTGAACCAATCATCACCCTTTCGTTAGGTGCAAGTGCAAGTCCTACAGGTGTTCAAAACTTCACCTCCCCAGTTACTTACACTGTTACTGCGGAAGATGGCATTACTATTATGCCTTGGATAGTTACCGTTACCTTCACTGCCCCTGAATTCACCGCCACCTATCCAAAATCAACAAACATTGGTAAGAACCAATTCGATGTTGTGGTAAATTTAAAGAGCGCAGCAAAGGTTTACTTCCTCAAGCTAGCCTCTGGAGTTGCTGCCCCTGTTAGCGCTGATATCAAAGCAACAGGAACAATGATGGATATTACAACTGCGGCTACCGATTTCAATTCAACCATTACCGGTTTGGAGGCTAGCACTACCTACGATGTGTATTTTGTAACCGAAGACAACGCAGGAACCATACTAATGTCCACCCCAATTAAACGTTCATTTACCACTGGAGCCGGCATGCTAACAATCCACGACATTCAATACACAGTGAATGCTTCGGGCGATTCTCAGTATAAAGACCAAACCGTTACTACTTCAGGTATTGTAACAGCAATTAAGTTAAATACAACTTCAGGAGCACAATCTTCATTCTACATTCAGGATGGTGCTGGTGAATGGAATGGTGTTTTAGTTTATGTAATGACTCCAGCTGTTGCATTAGGCGACAAGGTAACTGTAACCGGTAAACTTGTAGAATATAACAAATTAACAGAATTCGAGGCCACTTCAGTTGTGACAATAGACAACTCTAATAACCCACTTCCTGCTGCAGCAGAAATCACCACAGCAGCAGCGAGCGGCGAAGCCTATGAAAGCGTTCTTGTAAAGGTTAAAAATGCAAATTGTGCTAGTGGGTCAGCTGGTGTATTTGTGGTTAACGACGGATCTGGTGATTTAACTATTCACAAATCTCTCTTCGCCACATTAGAGTTAGCAATTAGCAGCAAATACGACATCACAGGTGTTATGGCTTGGTATAATTCAAGTAATATTTTCGAATTATACCCACGAAGCGCTGCCGATGTAGTCCTTGTTACTGGTATCGCTAATAACGAAGTTATTGCTACCAGAGCATTCCCTAATCCATTCAGCAACGATTTCACCATCAATGCTGGTAAGGTGGTTCGCAACGTAACCGTTTCGAATATGCTTGGCCAAAAGGTTATGGAAAGAGCTTACAGCGAGTCTGAAATCTCGGTTCCAACCTCTGATCTACGTTCAGGCATTTACCTCGTAAATGTTAAGTTCGAAGATGGCACTACTACTACCCTTCGCATGGTGAAGAAGTAA
- a CDS encoding C25 family cysteine peptidase: MNANPTTLIRTIAIATVGIAVFLSTSAQPTRTKVSLQKSSETSTIITIDVPNSNQVMVTTPRGEASIFFIDGAVNTLEKGTPILPKITRSVIIPNGCTASVRVVSSNFRDIENISIAPSKGNISRDIDPATVPFTYGPTYQKDEFYPKVITELGKPYILRQYEGVSVNLFPLQYNPIKKTLRIYTSITVEVTYTKSGVTKSQAKSPTRDEGFSEVYKSQFINYSTQALRYTPLVDEGTMLIVCHPAFMNAMQPFVDWKNQRGIKTVMVDYSQVATSADALKTYVSNYYHTNGLTFLLLVGDAAQIPAKSIPQTTSSGNGDSDTYYGFLEGDDSYPEVMVGRFSAETVAHVTTMVNRTIAYEKNLDESATWIENAMGIASAEGGGSIGDKGESDKVHMENIRAKLITYGYTAVSQVYDPGASSTTVTQQINNGVGLINYVGHGADTYWVTTNFGNTEASALSNNNKWPFIFDVACVNGNFVGKTCFAEAFTRASNAAGPTGTVNIVASTINQDWNPPMAGQDNMIDILIESNQNNIRRTFGGIVANACMGMNDSYGSVGYEMTQFWTTFGDPSLMVRTKRPSAPAISHEGVVVVVQSTFDVSCSANGAIATLWQDGIILASSKVNNGVASLGFSSISPQNPAILTITGFNLKTYVDTIPVIVADKPFLIVSSLSPVGALLTKAEESLNMVLKNLSTNPMQVTNVGVKLRTNDSRITLIDSTETITAIGADPIAINSGFKIRVNNELPDLSTIKFTAIITGTAGADSYSNTVTYTMIVKKPVIKITDIAVDDEFGNNNGNIEPGEIGTLNVTISNQGHASALTPALTLGSTNTSLLEILATTINLETINPGESKIIAVQYSSPVTAVNGQKLYIKASAACSNGIQTVDSSAFSLGASNYILMQNGTVVACSKKLFDTGGPNDNYKSGEDYTLKLSAADSSLRVKIKFNIFETDSNDNLIIYDGPNEKSPIVGNYTGSKSAFEVVSSSSYLTLKFTSGYSSSGKGWDADILCITPASAPACPTVVSPVNGAENQRIPELSWIGKNADEYTVFYGIEATPPLFAKTDKTTLGVPLQPNTTFYWTVSSKNQAGESGGCPVNSFTTSALPDSLLMKEGSSITCNGKFFDSGGPANDYTSNTRETYTIFPAKPGAMVTANFTQLILELGYDSLYVWDGANTHSTLIGAFNSQTVPTKLQNLVASNASGALTFQLFADEYVATAGWKADIGCLLPGSISAVSLTITDGVNPIADATLTVGKLMYHTNSLGVTVLSLPYGTFEFKLEKEGYSTATDVVVVSGPVTSQSFVMELKRTLSITVKNSETNSPIYPASVIVNGTVFKTNSLGVAIAYLGAATSADWSITSSGFINKQGTIATTGIGNVLITELTPLHHIKIKIENELNGQPIKGGIVSVGPSVFVSATDGFAHLISATGTYSVSASAAGYIAKPDEDILLSSASPIIIYLSPLQHNITILVKESGSRAVTNATVTINTTNYSTDAEGKIVATLYTGNYNYTVSIDGFNAYQGSFEIIDQDITLTAIIIRNGIDKNEISSINIYPIPATTEITVEWKNESTGNITITNISGMQVIKRNIANGERVDVSMLNPGIYLAHLVIEGTRHTVKLIIQ; this comes from the coding sequence ATGAACGCAAACCCAACAACCTTGATAAGAACCATTGCCATCGCCACAGTAGGTATCGCGGTGTTCCTTTCTACAAGCGCTCAACCTACTCGCACAAAAGTGTCGTTGCAAAAGAGTTCTGAAACGAGCACCATTATTACCATTGATGTTCCTAATTCGAATCAGGTAATGGTAACCACACCTCGAGGCGAAGCATCCATTTTCTTTATTGATGGTGCGGTAAATACGCTGGAAAAAGGTACGCCAATATTACCAAAAATAACGCGTTCGGTAATAATTCCAAACGGCTGCACAGCCAGTGTAAGAGTTGTGTCCTCGAATTTTCGGGATATCGAAAACATTAGTATTGCGCCATCAAAAGGAAATATAAGCAGAGATATTGATCCAGCAACAGTTCCATTTACTTATGGACCAACCTACCAGAAGGACGAGTTTTATCCCAAGGTGATTACTGAATTAGGAAAACCCTATATCCTACGCCAGTACGAAGGTGTTTCCGTTAACCTATTCCCGCTTCAATATAACCCTATTAAAAAAACGCTTCGAATATACACGTCCATCACCGTTGAGGTGACCTACACTAAATCAGGTGTTACAAAATCCCAAGCCAAATCGCCAACTCGTGATGAGGGGTTTAGTGAAGTATATAAATCGCAATTTATAAACTATAGCACTCAAGCCCTTCGCTACACTCCTCTGGTGGATGAGGGAACGATGTTAATCGTATGCCATCCAGCATTTATGAACGCCATGCAACCCTTTGTGGACTGGAAGAATCAACGCGGCATAAAAACGGTGATGGTGGACTACAGCCAAGTAGCAACATCAGCCGATGCACTTAAGACCTACGTTTCGAACTACTATCATACAAACGGATTAACATTTCTATTGCTTGTAGGCGATGCAGCACAAATTCCTGCAAAATCAATACCTCAAACTACTTCGTCTGGAAATGGGGATTCCGACACTTACTATGGATTTCTTGAAGGTGACGATTCTTACCCTGAAGTAATGGTAGGTCGATTTTCGGCCGAAACGGTTGCCCATGTAACAACAATGGTGAACAGAACTATTGCTTATGAGAAAAATCTTGACGAAAGCGCCACTTGGATTGAAAATGCAATGGGGATTGCCTCTGCTGAAGGAGGTGGCAGTATAGGTGACAAGGGAGAATCAGACAAGGTTCACATGGAGAATATCCGTGCCAAGCTGATTACATACGGCTACACGGCTGTTTCACAAGTATATGACCCAGGTGCTTCGAGCACAACAGTTACACAGCAAATAAACAATGGCGTTGGATTGATTAACTATGTAGGACATGGTGCCGACACCTATTGGGTTACTACGAATTTTGGTAATACGGAAGCTAGCGCATTGTCAAACAATAATAAATGGCCATTTATTTTTGATGTTGCATGCGTAAATGGAAATTTTGTTGGTAAAACATGCTTTGCAGAAGCATTCACTAGAGCATCAAATGCAGCTGGGCCTACTGGAACAGTAAATATTGTGGCATCAACCATCAACCAAGATTGGAACCCTCCAATGGCTGGGCAAGACAATATGATAGACATACTTATTGAAAGCAACCAAAACAACATACGAAGAACATTTGGAGGAATTGTTGCCAACGCATGTATGGGAATGAACGATAGCTACGGCTCCGTGGGATACGAAATGACACAATTTTGGACAACATTTGGCGACCCAAGCCTAATGGTAAGAACAAAACGCCCTTCGGCACCAGCCATATCGCATGAAGGTGTAGTAGTTGTAGTTCAAAGCACCTTTGATGTTAGCTGCTCAGCAAATGGTGCAATAGCCACACTGTGGCAAGATGGAATCATTCTGGCTTCGAGCAAAGTCAATAACGGTGTTGCTTCGCTAGGATTTTCTTCTATATCACCACAGAATCCTGCGATACTAACGATTACAGGGTTCAATCTAAAAACATATGTAGACACTATTCCTGTAATTGTTGCGGACAAACCCTTCTTAATTGTATCTTCATTATCGCCAGTTGGCGCTCTTCTAACCAAAGCGGAAGAAAGCCTAAACATGGTGCTCAAGAACTTATCGACAAACCCAATGCAGGTAACAAATGTTGGCGTTAAGCTTAGAACAAACGACAGCCGAATTACACTTATTGATTCAACTGAAACTATTACGGCCATTGGCGCTGACCCTATTGCCATAAATAGTGGATTTAAGATACGTGTAAATAACGAGTTACCAGATTTGAGCACGATTAAATTCACCGCGATAATTACAGGTACTGCGGGTGCTGATAGCTATAGCAACACGGTAACATACACTATGATTGTTAAAAAACCTGTAATTAAGATTACCGACATAGCTGTTGATGATGAGTTCGGAAACAACAACGGAAATATTGAACCAGGAGAGATTGGAACCTTAAACGTGACCATAAGCAACCAAGGTCACGCATCGGCATTAACACCAGCATTAACGCTAGGTTCAACCAACACAAGCTTGCTTGAGATACTGGCAACAACAATAAATCTAGAGACAATAAATCCGGGCGAGTCCAAAATAATAGCAGTTCAATATTCGTCCCCAGTAACAGCCGTTAATGGTCAAAAGTTATATATAAAGGCCTCAGCGGCTTGTTCAAACGGCATTCAAACAGTAGATTCGTCAGCATTTTCACTAGGCGCATCAAACTACATTTTAATGCAAAACGGAACCGTGGTAGCGTGTAGCAAAAAGCTATTCGATACTGGTGGCCCTAACGACAACTACAAGAGTGGCGAAGATTACACCCTAAAGCTTTCAGCAGCAGACTCATCACTGAGGGTGAAAATAAAGTTCAACATCTTTGAGACGGACTCCAACGACAACCTAATTATATACGATGGGCCAAACGAAAAATCTCCTATTGTTGGTAATTACACGGGCAGTAAAAGCGCATTTGAAGTAGTTTCAAGTAGTTCATACCTAACCCTGAAATTTACTAGTGGATATTCGTCTTCAGGAAAAGGCTGGGATGCAGATATTCTATGTATTACACCCGCATCAGCACCCGCATGCCCAACGGTGGTTTCACCTGTAAATGGTGCTGAAAACCAACGTATTCCAGAACTTTCGTGGATAGGAAAGAATGCCGACGAATACACTGTATTCTATGGAATCGAAGCAACACCACCTCTATTTGCAAAAACAGATAAAACAACATTAGGTGTTCCTTTGCAGCCCAACACAACATTCTACTGGACAGTATCATCAAAAAACCAGGCAGGCGAGAGCGGTGGTTGCCCTGTAAATTCATTTACTACCTCAGCATTGCCAGATAGCCTATTGATGAAAGAAGGCTCAAGTATAACCTGTAATGGTAAATTCTTCGACAGCGGAGGTCCCGCCAACGACTATACAAGCAATACAAGAGAAACATATACCATTTTTCCTGCAAAACCAGGCGCTATGGTTACTGCCAACTTTACTCAACTTATATTAGAATTGGGATACGATTCGCTCTACGTTTGGGATGGTGCAAACACTCACTCAACATTAATTGGTGCATTTAATAGCCAAACGGTTCCAACTAAGCTACAAAACTTAGTTGCAAGCAACGCATCGGGAGCGCTAACATTTCAGCTATTTGCAGATGAATATGTTGCAACAGCAGGTTGGAAAGCTGATATAGGATGTTTGTTACCCGGCAGTATTTCAGCAGTATCGCTTACAATTACTGATGGAGTGAACCCAATTGCTGACGCTACTCTTACTGTGGGCAAACTAATGTACCACACAAATTCATTGGGAGTTACAGTGCTTTCCCTACCTTATGGCACATTTGAATTTAAGCTAGAAAAGGAAGGTTATTCAACTGCTACAGATGTAGTTGTAGTAAGTGGACCGGTTACAAGCCAATCTTTTGTAATGGAATTAAAACGAACATTATCCATTACAGTTAAGAATAGTGAGACAAACTCACCTATTTATCCGGCCAGCGTAATTGTAAATGGAACCGTTTTCAAAACAAATAGCTTAGGAGTAGCAATTGCCTATCTAGGAGCTGCAACTTCCGCTGATTGGAGCATTACATCCTCTGGATTTATTAATAAACAAGGCACTATTGCAACCACGGGGATAGGTAATGTATTAATTACCGAACTGACACCTCTTCACCATATTAAGATTAAGATAGAGAACGAATTAAATGGTCAACCGATTAAGGGAGGAATAGTTAGCGTAGGACCATCGGTTTTTGTAAGTGCAACAGATGGATTTGCACATTTAATAAGCGCGACAGGAACCTATTCCGTATCGGCAAGTGCAGCCGGATACATAGCAAAACCTGATGAAGATATACTACTCTCTTCCGCATCACCCATTATTATCTATTTATCCCCGTTACAGCACAATATAACCATCTTGGTGAAGGAATCTGGCAGTAGAGCAGTTACCAACGCAACAGTAACCATCAATACAACAAACTACAGCACTGATGCCGAAGGAAAAATAGTTGCAACCTTATATACTGGAAACTACAACTACACGGTTTCGATTGATGGATTTAACGCCTACCAAGGTAGCTTCGAAATTATTGACCAAGACATCACGTTAACCGCAATCATCATTCGGAATGGTATTGATAAAAATGAGATTTCAAGCATTAATATCTACCCTATTCCGGCAACTACTGAAATTACGGTTGAGTGGAAAAATGAATCAACCGGTAACATAACCATTACCAATATTTCCGGGATGCAGGTAATTAAGAGGAATATAGCCAATGGGGAAAGAGTCGATGTTTCAATGCTCAACCCTGGAATATACCTTGCCCACCTGGTAATAGAAGGAACAAGGCATACCGTAAAGTTGATAATTCAATGA
- a CDS encoding ABC transporter permease: MKIGALLKENFRISIQSIRTNLLRTSLTTLIIAFGIMSLVGILTAIESIKNSITSEFSSMGANTFSIQNRDNLSEGGRRGRAKNFTNITYRSAQDFKERYTFPSTVSISVYASGASTIKCGSKKTNPNISVMGVDENYLISYAKELDLGRNFTEQEAEGGRYLAIIGKEVANKLFENHEDPIGKSIVVGSGRYKVAGVLKSKGTGFGGGDDRTVYLTVNNVRSNFSAPWQSFTINVKPSSITVLDVASSEAEGVFRQVRGLSAADKTDFTIEKSDSLANMLIENISFVTIAAILIGIITLLGAAIGLMNIMLVSVSERTREIGVRKAIGARSKTIKQQFLFETIFIGQMGGVLGIILGVIVGNVMSLITDSPFVIPWAWMMVGVIVCFGVGIISGYFPAVKASRLDPIEALRYE; the protein is encoded by the coding sequence ATGAAGATAGGTGCCCTACTGAAAGAGAATTTCAGAATTTCCATACAATCCATTAGGACGAATTTACTGCGAACAAGCCTGACAACGCTAATCATTGCCTTTGGTATTATGTCGTTGGTAGGTATTTTAACAGCCATTGAATCTATCAAGAACTCAATAACCAGTGAGTTTAGCAGTATGGGGGCAAATACCTTTTCCATCCAAAATAGGGATAATTTGTCGGAGGGAGGACGCCGAGGGCGAGCAAAGAATTTCACCAATATTACCTACCGGAGTGCGCAAGATTTTAAGGAACGGTATACATTTCCTTCCACGGTATCAATTTCGGTATATGCTTCTGGGGCTTCTACCATTAAGTGTGGTTCGAAAAAAACTAACCCCAACATAAGCGTGATGGGGGTCGATGAGAATTATCTCATCTCGTATGCAAAGGAGTTGGATCTTGGTCGGAATTTTACCGAACAGGAGGCGGAAGGCGGGCGGTATTTGGCTATTATAGGCAAGGAGGTCGCCAATAAATTATTCGAAAATCATGAGGATCCAATTGGGAAATCTATTGTAGTTGGTTCGGGACGTTACAAGGTAGCTGGGGTTCTTAAAAGTAAGGGAACCGGATTTGGTGGCGGCGATGATCGAACAGTTTACCTTACAGTAAATAATGTTCGAAGCAACTTTAGTGCCCCTTGGCAAAGTTTTACCATTAACGTTAAACCTAGTTCAATTACAGTACTCGATGTGGCTTCCTCCGAAGCCGAAGGCGTTTTTCGCCAAGTGCGCGGGCTATCGGCTGCTGATAAGACTGATTTTACAATAGAAAAGAGCGATAGCCTAGCAAACATGCTTATTGAGAATATATCCTTTGTGACTATTGCGGCCATTCTTATTGGTATTATTACCCTGCTCGGTGCTGCCATTGGATTGATGAATATCATGTTGGTTTCGGTCTCGGAGCGTACTCGCGAAATTGGCGTTCGTAAAGCCATTGGTGCTCGATCGAAAACTATAAAGCAACAATTCTTATTTGAAACAATCTTTATTGGGCAAATGGGAGGTGTGCTTGGAATTATTCTTGGGGTAATTGTCGGCAATGTTATGTCATTAATAACCGATAGCCCATTTGTTATTCCTTGGGCCTGGATGATGGTTGGCGTTATTGTTTGCTTTGGTGTGGGTATTATTTCTGGTTATTTTCCAGCTGTTAAGGCTTCGCGGCTCGATCCAATTGAGGCTTTACGTTACGAATAA
- the gap gene encoding type I glyceraldehyde-3-phosphate dehydrogenase: protein MAKIKLAINGFGRIGRNVYKIAIENPEIEVVGINDLTDTKTLAHLLKYDSTQGRFDGVVTFDKEGIIVNGKKVPVYAERSPRNIPWAVTPDVVIESTGIFTQRESPKGGYGDHILNGAKKVILTVPSKDAIDNMIVLGVNDADLKDSDTCVSNASCTTNCLAPIAKVLNDAFGIENGFMTTVHSYTNDQMVLDAPHSDLRRARSAAVSQIPTTTGAAKAVGKVIPALKGKLDGLAVRVPTPTGSLVDFVVNLKREVTIEEVNAAMKKAADGPMKGILEYTEDPIVSVDIIHNTHSSIFDALSTMVNGKMVKVLSWYDNEWGYSCRVVDLAVKLFR, encoded by the coding sequence ATGGCAAAAATTAAGCTGGCAATCAACGGATTCGGCCGAATCGGTCGTAACGTATACAAGATAGCCATTGAAAATCCAGAAATCGAAGTTGTAGGTATCAATGACCTTACCGACACCAAAACATTAGCTCACCTCCTTAAATACGACTCTACCCAAGGCAGATTCGATGGCGTAGTAACCTTCGACAAAGAAGGTATTATCGTAAACGGCAAAAAAGTTCCTGTTTATGCCGAAAGAAGCCCTAGAAACATTCCTTGGGCTGTTACTCCAGATGTTGTTATTGAATCAACCGGTATTTTCACCCAACGCGAAAGCCCAAAAGGTGGATACGGCGATCACATCCTCAATGGAGCAAAGAAGGTAATTCTTACCGTTCCTTCGAAGGATGCCATCGATAATATGATTGTTCTTGGCGTAAATGATGCCGACTTGAAGGATAGCGACACCTGTGTTTCGAATGCCTCTTGCACCACCAACTGCCTTGCTCCTATCGCAAAGGTACTTAACGATGCTTTCGGAATCGAAAATGGCTTCATGACTACCGTTCACTCCTATACCAACGACCAAATGGTTCTTGACGCTCCTCATAGCGACCTTAGGAGAGCTCGTAGCGCAGCAGTTTCGCAAATCCCCACTACCACTGGTGCTGCTAAGGCTGTAGGAAAGGTTATTCCTGCACTTAAGGGTAAGCTCGATGGTTTAGCTGTTCGCGTTCCCACCCCAACTGGCTCGCTTGTTGACTTCGTGGTAAACCTCAAGAGAGAAGTTACTATTGAGGAAGTTAACGCAGCAATGAAAAAAGCGGCTGATGGTCCAATGAAGGGTATCTTGGAATATACCGAAGATCCAATTGTTTCTGTTGACATTATTCACAATACACATAGTTCCATCTTTGATGCACTAAGCACCATGGTGAATGGAAAAATGGTTAAGGTATTGTCTTGGTACGATAACGAGTGGGGTTACTCCTGCCGCGTTGTTGACTTGGCAGTAAAACTATTCAGATAG